aaaaaaaacagtatgatAAACTTcaagtattttggaaaaaaaattccgATGAACTGCTAGTTCACCTTTTCACTACCTGAACAGCTTCTTTAACTTTTGGCTTGTTGTTATGTACGTAGGCTCTGCATTTCACAGCTCCTTTGAGATTTATAGAACCACTGCAGACTTGGACTGTTGACGTTGATCTATGACTTGAACCCTgggactgaaaaataaatgtttcaattttATCTTGTTACCTAGGCACTTGCAGCatgattaagaaaaaacagaactagGGAATTAATAGCATACCTTAAGATGTTTACACATAATCTGTCTTCCCTCATAATTcgtcagtttttgtttgttttgttagctACGACTGAgaatctctctccttttccattaTGTATGATGTATTTACTTTGCCAGACATTCcatattttgtgatttaaatatttgtgtctATAGGATTTCTCAAACCTTTCAGGAAAGTGgcttgtgacttttttttattattattcagagGTTTACATATTTACTATGTAGTAAGCATAACCTAGGGTATCCTGAAAGCCATCCCATCAGTCAGCAATAAAACATAAATCTGGTCATGTTCAGAACTGTATCAAACTGCTGCTGCATAAAAATAGTTCCCCTGATTACCAAAACAATGAGTACATTctagaaagcattttaagaaaacaccTGGAAACAGGTGGATTCATGACTTCCACATGAACTGCTTAACTGACTCATGTCATGACTGGAAAcccttttaaaaagcataatggttttaaattaaaagagggtaaatttagattagatatgaagaggaaattctttactataagggtgctgaggcactggaacaggttgcccacagaagctgctccatccctggaagtggaGACCAGGTTTGATGGAGCTTTGAGCACACAGGTGttgtgggaggtgtccctgcccatggcagggggttggaaccagataatccttaaggtcccttccaacccaaaccattctatgagtctatgataacgtcaaaataaaaagctttccttcctctgaagcaATTAACCATTGGAGGAATGTAACAACAAAAGTAGATGAGTTTCTCTCAAGTCTTAAAAATGACActttataaatgtataaatgctTCCTAGACGTAACTTTAGAGAATCCTATGTGACAAAACAGGTTGGCCTGTTTACAAAAGGAAGCCTACAAAACAATGCCTATACGTTGGACTTTACAAACATGGCTGGGGCACCTAATTCAAACGTCACACCAACATAAGCTCTGCTGGAGTGGAAACTTCTAACACAGACCCGACAGCTCCAGATTATGATTCAGCTCACAGGATCTGCATCTTAGCCCCAATCCAGTGAGTGAGCTTCTGCTAAAAGTATTCAAGTAAATGTCAAAAGATAGCCATGACAAACTAAAGCATGGGGTTCGTTCTGAACATCAGAATGCAGTCACTGTGAACATAATGTATGCAGGGAGGTACAGGTGTCCTACTACCAACTGAATTAGTTCGTAGGACTTCATTTCTCTAACCAGCGGTTCAAATTTTCCTCACAACTATATTGTGCAATTCTTACACAACATGACTATCACTCTACGAaaaattcaaagacaaaaagcattCCAATCTGTCCATAGCCAGTTTCACAGCCAATATCCAAGGGGGAAAATATCTTAAGATAAATTAAGTTGGATTTCTAGACGACAACGAAGAaggttctttcattttttattgtattttatcaGAGTGCACTACTTACCAGCTGTGTCAGAACCTTGACATCAGAAATCTGAGTGCTGTATTGAGTATTTCCTCTTAACTTCTTCtgagagaaaatgaatacatcagatgaaataggaaaaatctCCCTGAATCAGTTATGTCAAGCTACTTTACAGTTACCTTCACAATAGCATAAAGTGTGCCCTAGTTTATAGCTTTTCAGAGACAAAAACTTATGGAAAACAGCCATGAGAACGTAATTACAAAACTAGAAGGAGATATGAACATGGCAGCCACTCTTTATTGAGCATTTTGACACACATAGGTCTTAGAAATCTCATCAACTATATTTACACCTGACTCAGGTTGTTTAATGAGGCAACAAAGCCAGAGACAACACATAGAAATTTTTTTAGTCAGGCTTCACATATAGTAATTGCTTTCACTGTGGTAGAGGAAGAAGAGGCAATTTACTGCAGTGAGGATGGGAAAACAAGGAGTCCTGTGCATTACTTATTTGAAAGAGGCCAATTACATCAACCAGCATTGTACAGAAGACCTCCCATTCACTGTTTTATTACAACAGGAGTTCTAACTACAAATCTATTACAGTTTAATTCCTTGTTATACAGCACTCACCTGCCCTTCCAGCAGTTCTGTATCATCATCTTTAACTTGTCCATTGATCAGAAAAACACTGTCCTCTATCTGTTTTGACCATCGATTTAatccattctttaaaaaaagcaaaggcaaaaatctCATAAAAAGAACTTCACTAAAGGAGTTGGACAGTATCATGCTGAAGACTACAGAAATACATGTTTCAAAAGTTACTCTGAGAAGGTTTTAAAGTCTCTGAAAtatctgtttatatatttttctatgccaaatcttaaaaacaaagtattcagaatatattgaaatattcatttcttaATGGGTAAGTGCTACCCCAGAGATGCAatacaattatatttttgtgaatTCTATTGAAAGTCAATCTGTATTAaaagcacccccccccccccccattttaaCTGGGTGCAACCTTTCACCAGGTGAAACAGAAGAGACTTTAATTGGGATCCTCATGACATTGCCAATAATTCTGAGAAAAGGGAACTGCCAACActaagcacagcagaaaaaaatgtgtcagcATTTTTTTATACTAGGAATGCTTCACAGTAACTTCagataacatttaaaagatgaatAATAGTGTCAAACATCCCCTGCTTACTAGTCCTACTCATCTACTCACACTGTGTATTCAAATCTTTGTCTCATGTTATTTCCAGCAGAAAAAgtactgcagaaattaaatacaagaCTGGTGCAGCCCTTTAGTTACCTTGGTATTCTTCTCCAAGTCATGGTTGGGTGAAGTAGCAAGAAGTGGAATGTGGATATTAACATTTACTGTGCAGTCCAAAGACAACCAGGAAGCAGACAGAGCACTCTGATATTTCCAATCTGCTGGTTTAGCTGAActctgagagaagaaataagcaAGAAAGTTCCTATACAAAACAGTATATAACtaacaatgtttttgtttgtttgttgttcttttttgaaCATTGTCATGCATTAAAAGCTGTGCAAAAACACAAGTCAAACTTACCTTTGGATCTTGTACATCGTAGGTTCGGCAAACTATTCTTCactacttaaagaaaaagattcagtgaaaagtaaaaagcaaataagaacAATTACTCTATCCTTTATATAGTAAATTCTTCTCCAATATATGCTTTGAAGAATGTTCGCATCTTTTgttagtgtaaaaaaaaaaaaaaacaaatatctttGACTGTAAATTCAAACTACCATAGTGATGCTGTCCCATCTCTTACAAGTACTAAGATCAAGAGGTTTTTACAACCACCAATGTACACATTTGCAATCTGTCCTAGTTTCTCTCActtttctctggaaaaccttgctttttcttgtgcttATCCTGTTATCAACGGACGTAACATTCTTCTGCAGCACTCGTGTCCACATGCTTGGCACTTCCCCACTACCATTAGAGCACCACTTAACCGCAATCTTAAGTTGTACAGTATTTCAGATGCTCCCCTTATTTTATACAAATCAAGAAAACTGGTGAAAGGCATAGTTTGATGCCACCACACACAAACCTAATAGTAACAAACCATGGACATTTTGCAGCAATGAGAAGACCAGCAGCCTTACTTATGGCTAATCAGAAAACTCTATGATTGCAACTTACTGGTCTATCCAAACTCAAACAAATTTCCCCTCCCAATTCATCTACCAGTCTAAAACTTTGCTCTCTATTccagttctgaagaaaaaaaagaacagttatgTCTATTGGTAACAGAACACACAGTTTCACCTGGCAGTTTCTACATTAAAAGTACCAAACATAGCACACCCATTCCTTTTAATCCAGAGAAAAATATAGTTTCTAGTATGAGCAGTCTGATACCCTATCCTAGGTACTCATACAGAATACCCAGAAAAAGAGAGCTACCCATGCCATACCAAACCTTGTGACTGGTTACACTAAGCACAGACAACATATGTTAAATGGACATGGTGCAGTGAACAGAGCAAACCAGAAGACACACTGCCTTTTAAGGTTTGTGTGTTAAACGAACCCTGGGAATCTTAACACAatcttttattcaaaaataactacaaaaaCCAGATTGGGGGGTAGTGGCCTCAGTCAAAGCTTGCTAATAAAGGATACTTCTTTGTAGCAGAACAAACTTGAAGGGCTGCTCTGTCTGAGACTTCCTCCTCAGCAGGTTTCCAGAGCCTTCTTTTAGTCAAAGACTTTTCTATTGAGAAGATTAtctaaagattaaaaaaaaaagtattaagtaTTATGGATTTTTCCACGCAAATAACGCATTATAAGTCCTGGTAAATAGTCTTTGCACTGAAGTTGTAAGCCCAACAGTATCATGACTACAGataaactgaaaacacagcttATACATCACCAAATTATCACGCTAAAAGAACTTCAGCAAAGATTCACAGGCTAATACTCCAAAGAAAAAATTGCTTGTGCAAACTTAATTCAGGTTCCTCTTAAACTGAACCAAGCACACGTTTAACTTGTATACTTTTCtccttagaaaaaatattacaactTTATTCTTAAGGGTTAAGGATCAGGAAAGGcagctgtgcaaaacagctACTAAGTTAATAAACAAATTTGAATTCAGCAGTCACTGATCACCTATACACAAATCATCTTCTCATGCTGGTTTCTAGTTTCAATAATCACTATTGAGACCTGATTATGCTGCGCTATAAATATATTCTACTGCCAACGTTCAGTCTTGGACCCAAGGCTTTAAATCTTACTCATGTTAAGATCACTTATGTTTGTCGtatcaaaagaagaaaatgaagctatATCTAGGGAACAAAAGTGAATGTAGCACTAGATGCTCTGATCCTGTAACAATAAGGCATGTTACTAGACATGGTAGCAGgtagtttttaaatataatccCCCACACAACTAAGTCAAcatttatatacaaaatattccttttaaagaaaccaGAACTATCGATCCTGCACTATTATAAGTACCTCTAAACAATTCAATCAGTCACAAAGCTAATATGCTACCGTTACTAATGATTGTGCTACAAAGATTTAGCTTAATATaagcaactttaaaaatattctctttaagACAGAATGCCCACTTTTAGTAAACACCTTAAGATAGCATATTTGAAGAATTACTATTGCAGTAACACCGTAAGACACAGAAAGCTAGCAAATGAAGGCTGCTGTACAGTCCCAAAGGACAGCAGTTTCTGAGGTTTCAATCTCAAAACCAGAAATCAAACCGGAaagttttgctgctttatttctaaaagtagCAAACAACCACGATTACTGAagacagtaataaaaaattaccCAGCTACACACCTAAAATTATGCTCCTCTTTCCTCTACTTACCTTGCGCAAAGCATTTTGACTGTCTTTTGACAGTTCTGGAGTTGCAATAATAAACACACCAAGAACTAGTAAACCTCCAGGAAGCATTCTAGAAaccttaaaaatagaaaagaacatGTATTAATAGAAATCAGATATCCAGCAGAGGTGTAACTATATATACCAAAAATTCCTAATGAGAGAAGTatgcagagagcagaaataaaataagcaagGCTGTTTTTTCCCATACGGCATcctctgaaatggaaaagagagtATCCTGCaaattttcccatttcagtCCTATCAAGTCACTGTTTCGTCATGAActctgaaaacaataaatacagGTATTTTGGTTTAACTAATATACCAGACCGTGTGCCTAAAAAGGTTCCTTTACTTTGAGAAAGGGGCTAGAGATTACTGAAGTGATAGAAATTTCtgtacattttgtttcctttctgtttctcccaTCCCCTTCAGTAACTCACTGTGCTACCTGACTTGCATGTGCAGTGATCCATTCTTCATCAATGGATTCCAGTTTTGAAGGGCTGGTGttgccttccttctgctcttcctttgGAGGTGTTCGAACAGCCCGAATAACGTAGTCTCTTTGTGATGAACACTTTCAAGAATATCAATACGAACAAATACAGCATTAGGGTTATATCAAGTCTGGCAATATACTATGTAACACAATACCTCTAAAAGCTGCCTTACAGCATGTAGCATTAAACTCTGTAATAACCTGCCACAAAACTACTTCCTTCATGTTATTCATTTGCCTTAACTCTAAACAAGGTTTTAATGCAAAGTTTTATGACTGagatttttagtttcttttcttcgTGTcatatctttcagaaaaaaaaagaaaaaagttttaggAGACTTGAGTACTCAGTTAACGCCGCAAACACTTTATAGTATCCTTTCCTGTTATAGCACGACCCTGCAGCGTTATACAAGCTCAGTATTACATTAATAGACTTAACAACAATGATTAAAGCTAAGGGGAATTTCTCCTACTAACACAAATGTATGCTACAAGCTTCACAAACTTACCTGCCCTATTAACAGGCCAGTGACATAAGGTTTAAATTTCGTGCTGAGGTCTGAAAGATACTGCCCAATAGCTTCCTCAACAAAGTAAGTTCTACCCATTGCTGCAGGTTTAAGACTCAGTATTGCATTTTCAGCCTACAAAACAAAGGGCACATAAAGTCAGAGTATATGCCGGCAACTACACCAGTTACATGAAAGTAAGTCTCACAGAAAAAATCCTGAATGCGTTAATTTTTATGTAGCAAAGATTAACTATCTTCGTGATCTTCAAGttctttttaacttaaaaatataaatctctAAACGGAAGGAAAAGTACACACGAGCcttacttgaaagaaaactattttgaaaCCCTGGAGGAAAACGCTAGGGAAAACATGCTTCTAAGTAACAGTTTCTTGCTGCATCACATGGCATCAGAGGTAACCAGGGCGTTTGCTTTCACATTCAGCACCCCCGGGAGGGAGCTGCTACACCGCACGTTTGCCCTGAACAAATTTAACGCTAATTATTATGAATTAAAAGCAGGGCGGCTATGGACCCTCCAAGCGGCCGTCTTTACGGGGACCGCAGGagggcacggggacagggggACTCACCGCGCCCGTACACGCAGACCTGTGCCGGGAAGGGCCCGAGGCGCCGCGgctggcccagcagctgccggggagcggctgaggtcggcgggcaccggggggcgggagggggcgcAGCGCCTGCGGCCGAAAGCAGCCCAGGGCCGGCGGGGCTGCAGCTGCGGGTCACGCCAGGCCGAGGCACACAGCAGGCACAGACCGCTCCTCACAGCGCCTCACGGCACCTCACCACACCGCGCCTCAGCCCATGCTGCCGGGCCAACAGCGCCTTCGCTCCGCTGACCGGGACCGCCCCGGCCACCCCCTCACCGCCTCCCGCCGACGGGGGCGCGCAGCGAGAGGGCTGGCCACCATGCTGTGTGCGGCAGAAGCCCAAGCGCCGCTaccccccgccgccgccgcagcgcCCGGCCGCGCGGGACCGTGGAAGCGAGCCGTTCCACCGCAGGCCCGGCCTCAAAGCCTTAGCGCCTCGCGGCGCCATTTTAGCCGTGCTCGGGGGGCGACCGGGGACGCGGCCTCACCCAACATGGCGGACGGAGCTGCCTGACCAGAAGCGGAAGCACTCGTCAGCGCGCCGACCGCCGCGCAGGAAAACTCCGTGTCCCCTGGCGCCCGGCGGTGGCTGGGCGGGGAGGTGCGGCGCGCGGCGCCAAGATGGCGGCCGTGCTGCAGCAGGTCCTGGAGCGGGCCGAGCTCGCCAAGCTGCCCAAGGCGGTGCAGGGCAAGCTGGAGCGCTTCCTGGCCGATCAGCAGAGCGAGATCGACGGGCTGCGGGCCAGGCACGAGCGCTTCAAGGTGGACAGCGGTGAGCGCGGGGCGAGGGGCAGCGGGACTGGGCCGGGAGCGTCGCGGCCCCCTGACGGGAGGAGCGGGACCGGCGGGGTCGCTCGGCGTGGGGCGGCGAGGGGAGCGTGGTGCTGCTACCTCGAGGTCTCCTAAAGGGTCAGAACCCCTCCAAAACGGGCGCATAGAGCGTTTTTCGTTATGTTTGTAGAGGTAGTGCCTCGCTTCGGTCAGCTTCGATCCTCGTGGAGGAGCAGTACTGATTTGTTCACTCGACTCCccaagttttttctttaaattccaCGCCGGAGACTACAACCTTTCCGGATAAAGTGCTCCTAATCCAAACAAAGTCTTTGTGTTGATTTGGAGATTACATGGTCACGGAGAAACTGATGGCTGTGGAGAGCTGGAGTAAAGTGGGAGGAGGGTAGATGAGCGTAAGCCCTGGACATTGCTGACAAAATAAGTTAGTTTATTTAGTAGCCATAAACattctatttttccttcaacttttctgtctgtttcaTGATAAAAGTCTGGCTACAGTAAGTGATTAAAATGTACTGTAAATTAAGGTAAGTCACAAGTTTTAGTACGTTAGTCACTTCCATGTACTGGCTTTTCTCATGTAGCTGGAAGGCAGCATTatttggaattttaaaatgtggtaggaagtataaaatacatttaaaaaaatccctcagtATTTCCCTAGAAGTCCACTGTGTCTGATAAACTCTGGTTTAACAAAGCATTTAACAGTTAAGCTCTGTGACACAGTGTTTCAGGTGATGAATCAAAgttcaaatctattttttttagtactCTGAGAAATGCAGCATAGAGCAcaagagttatttttttaagaactgttaAACGTTTTCCAAATTAAATCTCAACACCTAGACTTACATGGCTTTCATTGTATGTGTGTAGAGGTAGCCTGTTTTCTTACATCTAGTGTTGACATAACTGAGTCCACTACGTGATTGTGCTAATATAACTCTCTAGCTACATAAAAATTTTCAAGAAGTATAAAAATTAATCAAACTGTTGTTTTGTGGATCAGTTctggaaacatatttttccatattaaaaatgaattaaacagTGCTAATTATGTGTGAAAATTTATCTTCTAGcttcaaaaagacatttttattcaaattctattttagtattttaaaaatattttattgacaaatactgtttttgtttaaagtctGTAAATGTGGATCCTTgataaatagaagaaagaagaataacAGTTTTGAAGCAGAATTGAGGcaatattgttatttttcagaacaacAGTACTTTGAAGTAGAAAAGCGACTGGCTCAAAGTCAGGAGAGGCTTGTAACTGAGACGCAAGAATGTCAAACTCTCCGTGAGGAGGTTAAAAAGCTTCGTGAGTATAACCGCGCATTCTTAAGACTGGATGGGATTTTAATTCTTTAGTCCAATGTTATATTGAAATGCATTAAGTTTTAAATAGGAGTTGAATATTCAACCATCAAATGCAATTATTACGTCTGCAAACAGGGAGGTTTTGCGCTTATGTatgtctgcatttttaatggaattttctgttctaatggggaaaaaattgtAATAGTAATATGGTGGTTTACATATTTCTCTTCACAATAAACGCCTCTGCCCCCAGTGACTATATGAGGCTGCTGCAACACTGCCTAGTCCACCCAATCCACTTACTGGATTTTTATTACAGACACCTCACTACTGTGTGTTCTTACCCAACAGATGAGCAGTTGAAGTCActgaatgagaaaaacagagagcttGAAGATGCTCAGGATCGTAATGCATCCATCCAGGTACTGGAAGAACTAGGCAGTAAGACTTTAGTTTATCTGATGCCAGTGAAGAACACAATCAAATTCCAAGCTGGGCTGTGTCGATATCAGCACAACTTTGTATTGATGTACACGTCCAGATGGACGTGTGTACAGGAAAATTGCACATGCTTCTCGTGTTGGTTTATTTGAGTAGAAGTTTATGTTCTAGCAAATGAAATTACAGGTGAACATATGTCAAAgcagatgcttttatttcattttgaatagaTTTGTTTCATCCCATCTGAAACCTGTTCCAAAGTGACTTTAAGCTGAACCTCAAAAATCAGACAAACGTGTGCTTCATGTTACAGTTAATCTAAAGCTGAGCTGCAAATTAAAGAggagatctgttttttttccgtTCTTTCCCCTGTTCTGGTACAGTTTTCCTTGCATTACGCTCAGAAGTCATGGGGTTACAGGATGAGTCACTTTGGATGACTGATCCAGCAGAACACTAATTTtggagcaggaaagaaaaacgtTATCATTATATTGATTCTTCCACAGTGAGAAGGCGGACGTGATTGTTTTGCCAGAGGGCCTTACATGGCTCTGCCTGAAGTGGTTTGTATTGCCACCTTAGAAGACAAAGGCAATACTATGGCCTGTAAATCCAAGACTATtgactttggttttgttttttgtttgttttttttgtgtgttcattCCTTGGTTACTCAGTTATCTTTTATTTaaccaaataaaacagtttcaacGAACACCTTATctaaaaaagctgtatttcaaagcATGTTATAATTAGATGTAGTTTTGAACAGTTCTTGTTATTTGATTTGCATTTCTTCTAGGCCTTCAGTTCATTTCATCTGCTGTATGtacaaaatttttcattttagtcttTGTTCAAATACAGCAAGAACCAGGAGGAATCTTTACGGCAGTTCAGACCTTAATGTCAGTTAAAATGCAAAGATGTGGAGACTACCTATTCAGTATGCTGGTCCTGAAAGCTTTGTTATAattctctctgctttgctgtctgatctttgatattttgcatttaagcACAAAAGGCCAGTTGGGCATTAGTATCAGAATGATTtatggggggggaaaaaagaaccaaaaccTGTTGTCTCTTAGAGAGACTCTAGAAGAGTATGTTAACTTGAAATTGTTTGACTTGTTCCCAACACGACAGAAACAATGGACTTCAGCCATAGTTTCATCCTCTGTAGTTTAGACTGTTTTGGTTGTCCACTGTAGAAGCTTCTTATCCCAGTTTTCAATCTCTGGAGTTGGGTGGGATAGCATTTAGCACGCTTCCATGTGATGGTAAGTGTAAATACTGGCTGAACTGTGTTAAATGCAATAAgctttctctgtctttattgctcttttttttttttttcagaaccaattaagtagagaaaaagaagaactgGAAGCTGAAAAGAGAGATTTGGTTCGAACAAGTGAAAGACGATCTCAGGAAGTTGAACATTTAAATGGTATAACCAAGAATATATTAACAAGTTGGTTCATATGATTATGCTAAGTAGAACATTTCCCTGAATGATTGGACCACTATGGAATATCCAGTTTATATAGGCAGCTCCAAATAATGGATTATCAGGAAGCTAtttagagaaaaggaagc
This Cygnus olor isolate bCygOlo1 chromosome 8, bCygOlo1.pri.v2, whole genome shotgun sequence DNA region includes the following protein-coding sequences:
- the ODR4 gene encoding protein odr-4 homolog isoform X2, which codes for MGRTYFVEEAIGQYLSDLSTKFKPYVTGLLIGQCSSQRDYVIRAVRTPPKEEQKEGNTSPSKLESIDEEWITAHASQVSRMLPGGLLVLGVFIIATPELSKDSQNALRKIIFSIEKSLTKRRLWKPAEEEVSDRAALQVCSATKKIVCRTYDVQDPKSSAKPADWKYQSALSASWLSLDCTVNVNIHIPLLATSPNHDLEKNTKNGLNRWSKQIEDSVFLINGQVKDDDTELLEGQKLRGNTQYSTQISDVKVLTQLSQGSSHRSTSTVQVCSGSINLKGAVKCRAYVHNNKPKVKEAVQALKRDIINTLNDRCEILFEDLILNEGPHKKNFERVYHVLPQRLFVPFAGSSVMLSDYKFGDEAVGEIQERFVEMLDQSVQAEDIHIAEELNTVDICPVTENTDDTQQKQLTKATLLLKLQQNIGVVIAAAVAVFASIFSFNYFSD
- the ODR4 gene encoding protein odr-4 homolog isoform X3 — encoded protein: MDHCTCKSGSTVSRMLPGGLLVLGVFIIATPELSKDSQNALRKIIFSIEKSLTKRRLWKPAEEEVSDRAALQVCSATKKIVCRTYDVQDPKSSAKPADWKYQSALSASWLSLDCTVNVNIHIPLLATSPNHDLEKNTKNGLNRWSKQIEDSVFLINGQVKDDDTELLEGQKKLRGNTQYSTQISDVKVLTQLSQGSSHRSTSTVQVCSGSINLKGAVKCRAYVHNNKPKVKEAVQALKRDIINTLNDRCEILFEDLILNEGPHKKNFERVYHVLPQRLFVPFAGSSVMLSDYKFGDEAVGEIQERFVEMLDQSVQAEDIHIAEELNTVDICPVTENTDDTQQKQLTKATLLLKLQQNIGVVIAAAVAVFASIFSFNYFSD
- the ODR4 gene encoding protein odr-4 homolog isoform X1, whose protein sequence is MGRTYFVEEAIGQYLSDLSTKFKPYVTGLLIGQCSSQRDYVIRAVRTPPKEEQKEGNTSPSKLESIDEEWITAHASQVSRMLPGGLLVLGVFIIATPELSKDSQNALRKIIFSIEKSLTKRRLWKPAEEEVSDRAALQVCSATKKIVCRTYDVQDPKSSAKPADWKYQSALSASWLSLDCTVNVNIHIPLLATSPNHDLEKNTKNGLNRWSKQIEDSVFLINGQVKDDDTELLEGQKKLRGNTQYSTQISDVKVLTQLSQGSSHRSTSTVQVCSGSINLKGAVKCRAYVHNNKPKVKEAVQALKRDIINTLNDRCEILFEDLILNEGPHKKNFERVYHVLPQRLFVPFAGSSVMLSDYKFGDEAVGEIQERFVEMLDQSVQAEDIHIAEELNTVDICPVTENTDDTQQKQLTKATLLLKLQQNIGVVIAAAVAVFASIFSFNYFSD